Part of the Candidatus Chlorohelix allophototropha genome, TCAAAAAACCGAAATTCCCTAAAATTCTAGTTATTGGCGCACTTGTTTTAGTAGTAATCGGGGTGCTAGGTATAATTATTGCCGTAATAAGCGCCTCTAACTCTTCTTCTAAAAATTATGGCAGCTCAAGTAGCAGTAGCGGCTATAGCCGCCCAACCGCTACGCCCGACCCCAGAGTTTACATTTCTTCATATAAATGTCTAACCAGCGGTTATGCAGAGCAAATCGGTACTTACTTTGAAGCCTGTGCTGATCCATCAGATTTTTACCCGTCAGTTAATGGCAAAATCAATCTCTATTACAGACTGATTTCTAATACCAAGCCAGTCTCTGGAACATCTGTAAATTTTAGATTTTACTCCAAATTAACCTCAGAGACATGTTCAAGTTATACAAATTCAAGTGGTATAGCTACTTGCTCTATTCCTGTAGGCGGCAAAGGGATGTTCCTATCCAGTGGCGAAACAGAAGCTTTTACAATCGTTGCCAAAGCCACCTATAGCGGTAAGGACGTTGGCGCTACTGCTTATGCCACCGCTTATGGTCAATAGCGAAAAGCACAATTTTCTGGAAGTAATAGGGAACAGTTAAGTTGTCCCCTTTATCAAAGAATCTGTTTAAGAAAAAGGGCAATCCGGGAAAGGCGGAAAAGCTATAAGGTCTGACGAAACTCATAGAAGGCAATGTCAATGGGTAGATTGTCCTAAGGATGGTTTAAGTTAAGACTGCTTAGAGGATTTGATTTAACAAGCGAGTTTTAAAATATTCTAAAAAGTGGAGCATAAATATGGACGAGCAGATTAAACAAGCGATTGAGGCGGATAATATAGAAGAAGCGCGCCGCCTTATCAGAGAAGCATTGCAAAATAACCCTACCGCCGACACTTATTATTATGCCGCGCGCGTAGCCTTGAATGACCAGCAGCGAGAGTCATTTCTCAAGAAAGCGTTGGAGCTTGACCCCTGGCATGAGCTTGCTGCTAATGAGTTGGAGAAACTTTCGAGCAGGCAACTAGCTCCGCTAATGGAATATACTCCGACAGTAGCTAATCCCGCTTCTCTTGAAATACAAACTGCTATTCCAACTGTAACAGCAACGGTGGTTCATAAAAAAGGCGTACCCGTCTGGACATGGTTGATGATGGGTGTGGCTGTGATGGTGGTTGCAGGGGTAATTATTGGCGCACTCGCGGTTGTAAGCTCTAATAACCAGAACGTATCGGCAACTGCCACCGCCGAGGCTTATAAGCTAGCCGCTACCGCTACCGCGTCGGTTCCCACACCTACGCCCAAGCCGGTTGTTATCGCCAGAAGCGTAGGGTGCTTACCTGAAATTACCGACAAGACCTATACTACCGAGCCGATGATGCAGGTTTGTGTAACACCGAAAAATCCGGGTCAATACAGTGATGTCACGGTTTATGCCCGCATTTTACAAAAACGTCAGCCTACTTCTGGACTAGGGGCATATGCTTATTTTAATTACCGATATTTTCCAGCAAGTCTAAATAGTCTTACGGATGCAGACGGCATTGCGAGAATAAGGGTCAATACCGGAGTTATCACGGTTGATTATCCGGTACGAGTAGATATCACCTTTTTTGACTCGTCTGGCAAGAAGATACAGTACACACCCAAAGCAGATGAGAATATTTTTACGCCAGAATAAAGCTGGGTAAATCTAACGCAACCATTTGTAGCTTGGTTATTATCAAGTAGAAAGGCAAAAGTTATGGCAGAAAATAATATTGAGATTCGCAACGCAATTGACTCATTTGAAATTGATCAAGCCCGCAAATTATTACGCGATGCCTTTAAGCAAAACCCTGATGGCGAGACTTATTACCTAGCTTCCTTGGTAGCCATCAGTGAGAGCCAGAAAAAAAGCTTTCTGGAAAAAGCCATTGAGCTTGATCCTTTTCACGAGGAGGCACACCGGACACTTGAAAATAAGACCGTTACCTTGGATAAACCTGTAATTCCTGATCGTAAAGAGGATAAATCTGCTGCCATTTTGAGGCAGGTTAAGGAGGAAGCCACCCGCAATTTGGAGCAGGTAACAGACAGTAAGGTCGTGCCACTCAAGCCGGATGATCAGCGTCTGGATATGCTAGTGCAAATCCAGAATGGTGAACAGCTTTATATAACTGGCACAGTAGTCAGCACCGAGCGTTATAACCTCTTTACCATTCCTCATGTAAAAGGAATGGTGTGTGCTAGCGTTCCACCAAGTGCAAACTTGATTATGATTGCACGTACCCCCAACGAGAAGTGGTTCAACGTGATTTATACCAGCACCATCGGTCAGAATGTGCTGGGTTGGATCCAGTCTCCGGCAATTGAGAAGATAAGTTTGCTTGAAAAGGAAGTTAATCTGCTGGATTTACCTATTACCAATTTTGAGTATAACAACCGGGATGAAGTGGTAGAGCTTTTAAAGCGCGATCGCAAACCGTGGCTTATACCGTTAAGAATAATTCTGGGGATAATCACGGCTTTCCTGGCTATAATAGGTATTGCACTAGTTTCTACTGAATCCAGCTACTCTTATTATTCTGAAAGATACTATTCAACTGGAAATGGCACTGCCGGAGTAGTGGTATTAGTAATAGCTGCTTTATTCCTAGTAGGGTTTATTCTTACTTTCACTGCCTTTAAGGGCATTAGATTTCCCAAGTTAGAGCGGGAGCGAATTAATCGCATACGCCGGAGCAAGCAGAGTGAAGGTGAGAACCGACGTGAGGACATGTTTAACGCTGCAAAAATTGCGGCGGGAGTGGCTGCAACCGGGTTAGCTGCTACGGTTGGGGTAAAAGCCTTGTTCAAGTCTATGCCCACTAAAACTGAAAGTACAAGCAATCTTAATGTGAATATCCGAGATCAACGCTAGCTAGAAAACCATTGAAGGTAGTGGATAAGTCATTCAAAAACTAGGGGCAATGTGTTAGCTTCCCGAACGTTCAGCCTTGAAGGGTTGTACCGATTTGAACCGCTGGAACGTAACCGGGGCAGCCTTTATGCACCAGACGGTAATCTTGAAAGAGTCTAAAATTAAGTATAGGCTCATAAAGCCTGTGTTTTGCTTAGCGATACAAACTGCCGCCTATAAGACGGCAGTTTGAAACCGATTAAAATGCGAAGTGGTTATGCAAAAAGCTTGGGGGGGAAATTTCAGAGCTTATTAAATGGGATAACTAAATTAA contains:
- a CDS encoding tetratricopeptide repeat protein, producing MDEQIKQAIEADNIEEARRLIREALQNNPTADTYYYAARVALNDQQRESFLKKALELDPWHELAANELEKLSSRQLAPLMEYTPTVANPASLEIQTAIPTVTATVVHKKGVPVWTWLMMGVAVMVVAGVIIGALAVVSSNNQNVSATATAEAYKLAATATASVPTPTPKPVVIARSVGCLPEITDKTYTTEPMMQVCVTPKNPGQYSDVTVYARILQKRQPTSGLGAYAYFNYRYFPASLNSLTDADGIARIRVNTGVITVDYPVRVDITFFDSSGKKIQYTPKADENIFTPE